The following proteins are co-located in the Fodinibius salicampi genome:
- a CDS encoding FliI/YscN family ATPase, translating to MEVSTPPSISTHIDEIRQKMDHYEKKSKRYGKVSSIVGTIIQCTGLHASVGEVYGIETIMGSTIAAEVVGLKEGRALLMPYDRIKGMQAGCKVEYLGQSLTVSVGEEMLGRVIDADGDPIDKKGAILCSDQQPVHNDPPSPMDRQSIDEVMYTGIRAIDALNTIGKGQRIGLFAGSGVGKSVLLAMIARHSDADINVIALIGERGREVQEFLDDTLDDELMQRSIVVAETSDKSAMSRIKAAYTATAVAEYFRDRGKNVLLMMDSVTRVAMAQREVGLASGEPPTTKGYTPSVFSMLPEFLERVGKTEEGSITGIYTVLVDNDDMNEPIADAVRSILDGHIVLSRRLAHKNHYPAIDVPESISRVMPNVVTPEQRKLAGEVRDLIATYREAENLINIGAYVEGSNPKIDKAIEKRPDLESFLIQDIHEADFGGDIWKSLKKIIK from the coding sequence ATGGAAGTAAGTACTCCACCCAGCATATCGACCCATATCGATGAAATACGACAGAAAATGGATCACTATGAGAAAAAAAGCAAGCGATATGGAAAAGTATCTTCCATTGTAGGTACGATTATTCAGTGTACAGGATTACATGCCAGCGTGGGCGAAGTCTATGGTATCGAAACAATTATGGGAAGTACGATCGCAGCCGAAGTTGTGGGACTTAAGGAGGGGCGGGCTCTTTTAATGCCTTATGATCGTATTAAGGGAATGCAGGCGGGATGTAAGGTAGAATATCTTGGACAATCATTAACAGTGTCTGTTGGAGAGGAAATGCTGGGACGCGTGATAGATGCTGATGGGGATCCTATCGATAAAAAAGGGGCCATATTATGCAGCGACCAACAACCTGTCCATAACGATCCTCCTTCTCCTATGGACCGCCAGTCAATTGATGAGGTAATGTACACCGGCATTCGGGCGATTGACGCTCTTAATACCATTGGAAAAGGGCAGCGTATTGGATTATTTGCCGGATCGGGAGTTGGGAAAAGTGTGCTGCTGGCAATGATTGCCCGACATTCTGATGCGGATATTAATGTTATTGCCCTTATCGGTGAGCGGGGCCGGGAGGTACAGGAATTTCTGGATGATACGCTTGATGATGAGCTTATGCAGCGTTCAATTGTAGTGGCAGAAACCTCCGATAAGTCAGCAATGAGTCGGATAAAAGCCGCCTACACGGCTACAGCTGTTGCAGAATATTTCCGTGACAGAGGAAAAAATGTCCTTTTAATGATGGATTCCGTTACGCGGGTAGCGATGGCTCAAAGAGAAGTGGGACTGGCTTCAGGAGAACCTCCTACCACCAAGGGTTATACGCCGAGCGTATTTTCGATGCTGCCTGAATTTTTGGAAAGGGTAGGCAAAACGGAAGAGGGAAGTATAACAGGAATTTATACCGTGCTCGTTGATAATGATGACATGAATGAGCCTATAGCTGATGCCGTTCGATCCATTTTAGATGGCCATATTGTTCTTTCAAGGCGATTAGCCCATAAAAATCACTATCCCGCTATTGATGTTCCCGAAAGTATATCCCGGGTTATGCCGAATGTGGTAACACCCGAACAACGTAAATTAGCGGGAGAAGTACGGGATCTGATTGCCACCTATAGAGAGGCCGAAAACTTAATCAATATCGGAGCCTATGTAGAAGGCTCAAACCCTAAAATTGATAAAGCCATAGAAAAGCGACCGGATTTGGAATCATTTTTGATACAAGATATACATGAGGCAGATTTCGGGGGCGATATCTGGAAGTCACTGAAAAAGATTATCAAATAA
- the flgF gene encoding flagellar basal-body rod protein FlgF: MSLIKSLNSGVSGLKSFQTKMDTIGNNIANVDTTGFKSSRVSFSELMNENIGGNSGGESAPSLSNQVGLGVRVASVDRDFSQGTIENTGKTTDLAIEGDGFFVVNNGNQNLMTRAGNFTFNKNGNLVDQSGNYVQGYNANDSGNILGGGTTENVRIDFENALPPQQTDEVNLAGNLNANTSTTQIVQAQSAFTDSSGNIAAGTTDINDLSQTTSDLEVGDVIEVTYTQNDGTAGATADFEYGTDGTTLDDMVAALNTDLGAQGDLALVDGMLQLKSGSLGDSELNIDSTNVIDNAGDADAVNFPGFQVTQEGETNTQTMSTTVYDDLGKGHSLLIDFTQVAENEWEYEAEFADGETISSGSTGTVTFDEMGQVTSGGNFNMEFEPGNGAGTTNFDVELGDSSQGTTFTQYSGANTAKVVSQDGYSQGSLVDISIDGDGRLQGVYDNGQNKDLAQLALGNVQNEDGLEMVGGGLFRATSAAGEVFIDSADNLSDSSINSGALEGSNVDLAQEFTEMITSQRAYQSSARVISTSDEMLTEAVNLKR, translated from the coding sequence ATGTCTTTAATAAAATCTTTGAATTCCGGGGTAAGTGGTTTGAAAAGTTTTCAAACCAAAATGGATACGATCGGTAATAATATAGCTAACGTAGATACCACTGGTTTTAAATCCTCCCGGGTATCTTTTTCAGAATTAATGAACGAAAATATCGGAGGAAATAGTGGCGGCGAGTCCGCTCCTTCTTTAAGCAACCAAGTTGGACTTGGAGTCCGTGTTGCCTCTGTAGACCGTGACTTTAGTCAAGGTACTATTGAAAATACTGGCAAAACCACAGATTTGGCTATTGAGGGGGATGGTTTTTTTGTGGTCAATAACGGAAACCAAAATTTAATGACACGGGCTGGGAACTTTACCTTCAATAAAAATGGTAACCTTGTGGACCAGTCGGGGAACTATGTGCAGGGATATAACGCCAATGATTCAGGAAATATATTAGGCGGTGGTACCACTGAAAATGTGCGTATCGATTTTGAAAATGCCTTACCTCCCCAGCAAACTGATGAAGTTAATCTTGCCGGGAATTTAAATGCTAATACCAGTACCACCCAAATTGTCCAGGCACAAAGCGCTTTTACCGATAGTAGCGGTAATATAGCTGCTGGAACAACAGATATAAATGATTTAAGCCAAACTACGTCAGATCTGGAAGTCGGTGATGTTATTGAAGTTACCTATACACAGAATGATGGTACGGCCGGAGCTACTGCAGACTTTGAATATGGGACGGATGGTACAACCCTTGATGATATGGTTGCAGCCCTAAATACAGATTTGGGAGCGCAAGGAGATCTGGCACTGGTAGATGGTATGTTACAGCTGAAATCTGGCTCGCTGGGTGATAGCGAACTGAATATCGATTCTACAAATGTTATAGATAATGCCGGTGATGCTGATGCCGTGAACTTTCCGGGTTTTCAGGTTACTCAGGAAGGCGAAACCAATACGCAAACCATGAGTACTACGGTATACGATGACCTTGGGAAAGGGCATTCCCTTTTAATTGACTTTACTCAGGTTGCAGAGAATGAATGGGAATACGAAGCGGAATTTGCCGATGGCGAAACTATCAGTAGTGGATCGACCGGTACCGTAACTTTTGATGAAATGGGACAGGTAACCTCAGGCGGAAATTTCAATATGGAATTTGAGCCCGGTAACGGAGCAGGTACAACGAATTTTGATGTAGAACTGGGAGATTCTTCTCAGGGTACTACCTTCACGCAATATTCGGGAGCAAATACGGCTAAGGTTGTAAGCCAGGATGGTTACAGTCAGGGTTCCCTGGTAGATATCAGTATTGATGGAGACGGCCGTTTACAGGGCGTATATGACAATGGTCAGAATAAGGATCTGGCACAGCTAGCGCTTGGAAACGTCCAAAACGAAGACGGATTAGAAATGGTGGGAGGGGGACTCTTCAGAGCAACCTCCGCTGCCGGAGAAGTTTTTATCGATTCAGCAGATAATCTTTCTGACAGCAGTATTAATTCAGGAGCTCTTGAGGGATCGAATGTTGATCTTGCCCAGGAGTTTACTGAAATGATTACTTCTCAGAGAGCATATCAGTCAAGTGCGAGAGTCATCAGTACATCTGATGAGATGCTTACCGAAGCAGTAAATTTGAAACGATAA
- a CDS encoding flagellar hook assembly protein FlgD, with amino-acid sequence MDIGAISAQAQAQANSTKVEDGNSFGKDKFLQLLVAQMKNQDPINPMDGKEFASQLAEFNSVEQLIGVNDGLSSLQDSQEMMRTEMSNSMAASLTGKHVRALSNRITLEDGGDVNIQYELNNTAEEMDIIVKDASGSEVRRESFTGVGKGENSWTWDGKNNDGVSLPDGEYTVEVDASNGEKAVDYRMFTEGTANRVRFTGNGVMLSIDGVEVPIGDVETVGNSL; translated from the coding sequence ATGGATATAGGAGCAATAAGTGCTCAGGCACAAGCACAAGCAAATAGTACTAAAGTTGAAGATGGTAACAGTTTTGGAAAGGATAAGTTTCTACAACTATTAGTGGCTCAAATGAAGAATCAGGATCCTATTAATCCGATGGACGGTAAGGAGTTTGCATCCCAGCTAGCCGAGTTTAATTCAGTGGAGCAGCTGATTGGGGTTAATGACGGCTTATCTTCATTGCAAGACAGCCAGGAAATGATGCGAACGGAAATGAGCAATTCCATGGCTGCTTCCCTGACGGGCAAGCATGTCCGAGCCTTGAGTAACAGGATTACGCTGGAAGATGGCGGAGATGTAAACATCCAGTATGAGCTGAATAATACAGCCGAAGAGATGGATATTATAGTAAAGGATGCCTCTGGAAGTGAAGTGAGAAGGGAATCATTTACAGGTGTAGGAAAAGGAGAAAACAGCTGGACTTGGGACGGTAAAAATAATGATGGTGTTTCTTTGCCCGACGGAGAATATACGGTCGAAGTGGACGCTTCTAACGGGGAGAAGGCTGTGGATTACAGGATGTTTACAGAGGGAACAGCCAATAGAGTTCGTTTTACCGGCAATGGCGTTATGCTATCTATTGATGGAGTAGAAGTGCCTATAGGAGATGTGGAAACGGTCGGCAACAGTCTTTAA
- the fliJ gene encoding flagellar export protein FliJ — translation MKFNFSLESVLRVREHEEKVQKQKLAKKISEKKQLSEQRLRLEEKLKGHLDEEGSEEFKSLHNLKRHREYIHQVHQKMEKLNGSLEIVENAVDQERDKLAAVHKERHIMEKVKEEEREEFLEKVSRYQQKVMDEIATQSFSR, via the coding sequence ATGAAATTTAATTTTTCTCTTGAATCGGTTTTAAGGGTACGTGAGCACGAAGAAAAGGTTCAGAAACAGAAGCTAGCCAAAAAGATATCTGAGAAAAAACAGCTCAGTGAGCAGAGGCTACGGCTTGAAGAAAAACTGAAGGGCCATCTTGATGAGGAAGGCAGTGAAGAATTTAAGAGTCTGCACAATCTTAAAAGGCACAGAGAATATATACACCAGGTACACCAAAAGATGGAAAAGCTTAATGGAAGTCTGGAAATTGTTGAGAATGCAGTAGATCAGGAGCGTGATAAACTGGCTGCGGTCCATAAGGAGCGGCATATAATGGAAAAGGTAAAGGAAGAGGAGCGGGAAGAGTTTTTAGAAAAAGTATCCCGTTATCAGCAGAAAGTTATGGATGAAATCGCGACCCAAAGTTTTAGTCGATAA